The following are from one region of the Rosistilla carotiformis genome:
- a CDS encoding ABC transporter permease — MSIHSDGLATLVTLRASGEICLVPASRYLTPPNQWQLGRRFARTTELIGKRFIETLKVVISLLALIWAVFFIAASPRSWTPFTRLVFARQLLFTAVDGLLVAMRISAAVGVLVIVQTAMWLDAVGATTEGITPVLWKAVIHEIAPLIASLVVIGRSGIAISTELATMLVSGELEVLESQGIDPMTTLIMPRVLSVTLSVFCLAIVVATTMLVTGYMIGWLVGVIHIPWANFLEKLLYEVNVLDFVFFVPKTIVAGAFAGAICCADGLTVRGTMADIPRIASRSGIHAMTAVFGVSAIMSILIYGRILVFKIL, encoded by the coding sequence GTGTCAATTCATTCTGATGGATTGGCGACGTTAGTGACGTTGCGTGCCTCCGGTGAGATCTGTCTCGTGCCAGCCAGCCGATACCTAACCCCTCCAAATCAATGGCAGCTTGGCCGGCGGTTCGCCCGGACAACGGAGTTGATTGGAAAGCGATTTATCGAAACGCTGAAGGTGGTGATCAGTCTGTTGGCGTTGATTTGGGCCGTCTTTTTCATCGCTGCGAGCCCTCGATCGTGGACGCCGTTTACCCGTTTGGTGTTCGCGCGCCAGCTGTTGTTCACGGCGGTGGATGGTCTGTTGGTGGCGATGCGAATTTCCGCCGCGGTGGGTGTGTTAGTGATCGTGCAGACCGCGATGTGGTTGGACGCTGTGGGAGCAACGACCGAAGGGATCACGCCGGTGCTGTGGAAAGCGGTGATCCATGAGATCGCCCCCTTGATCGCCAGCCTGGTCGTGATCGGTCGCAGCGGGATCGCGATCTCGACCGAACTGGCGACGATGCTGGTCAGCGGCGAATTGGAAGTGCTTGAATCCCAGGGCATCGATCCGATGACGACGCTGATCATGCCACGCGTTTTAAGTGTCACGCTAAGCGTGTTTTGTCTGGCCATTGTCGTCGCCACGACGATGTTGGTCACGGGCTACATGATCGGTTGGTTGGTGGGCGTGATTCACATTCCGTGGGCCAACTTTTTGGAGAAGCTGTTGTATGAAGTCAACGTATTGGACTTCGTGTTTTTTGTCCCCAAGACGATTGTTGCTGGGGCCTTTGCCGGCGCCATTTGTTGCGCCGATGGTTTGACGGTGCGTGGCACGATGGCGGATATTCCGCGGATTGCCAGCCGCAGCGGAATCCATGCGATGACGGCGGT
- a CDS encoding TMEM143 family protein → MSLGSRNGVRIAQESSSGEYIAENAPHWKAEPFIPITATELKNVLLSHPLAASKAEHLRRVFESLTSILNHDYRNLHQQLETHYSVLDPDRDLKLLTEPTPAQCDASLRHMRGYLHDLLRAANFTQLNQQQIRGAIQTSSEWGVRLQINFDIFESIDVYSRGDIVGMRTRRLWKSYWKMTEMEVPIYQRLVAVFKLKPDAKLAGAHAGGQYHRDRLHLSMFKNIPQADVDMLLPGSSIRFSWLDRTKIFAPTLGGIGVTLFKILRGAVVIAATGLAAVMGVAVLIIGIVGYAVRSVVSYFHTKDKYLLSMTRSLYYQKLDSNAGVIYRLLQEARQQDLLESIVVYFVLATANEPLSEAAMCQRIELLLKELLAIEIRFDPFSAMKRLHRLGIVLDGGGDTVSVLSPETSVRQLDHYWDNLITCDRTWTPG, encoded by the coding sequence ATGTCTTTGGGGTCTCGCAATGGAGTTCGTATAGCTCAGGAGAGTAGTTCGGGAGAATATATTGCCGAAAATGCGCCGCATTGGAAAGCGGAGCCCTTCATTCCGATCACCGCGACGGAATTGAAAAACGTTCTGCTTTCCCACCCTTTGGCGGCGTCGAAGGCGGAGCATCTGCGTCGCGTATTCGAATCGCTGACATCGATCCTGAACCATGACTACCGAAACTTGCATCAGCAGCTGGAAACGCATTACTCGGTACTCGATCCGGACCGCGATCTGAAGCTGTTGACCGAACCGACTCCTGCCCAGTGTGACGCATCGCTGCGTCACATGCGAGGTTACTTGCACGATCTCTTGCGAGCGGCCAATTTCACGCAACTGAATCAGCAACAAATCCGCGGCGCGATCCAAACCTCCAGCGAGTGGGGGGTGCGGTTGCAGATCAATTTCGACATCTTCGAATCGATCGACGTCTATTCGCGAGGGGACATCGTGGGGATGCGGACGCGTCGGCTGTGGAAGTCGTATTGGAAGATGACCGAAATGGAAGTGCCGATCTACCAGCGGTTGGTTGCGGTTTTCAAACTCAAGCCCGATGCGAAACTGGCCGGTGCCCACGCCGGAGGCCAATACCATCGCGACCGCTTGCATCTATCGATGTTCAAAAACATCCCACAGGCCGATGTCGATATGTTGCTGCCCGGTTCAAGCATCCGTTTCAGCTGGCTTGATCGAACCAAGATCTTCGCGCCAACCCTGGGCGGGATTGGGGTCACGTTGTTCAAGATCCTCCGCGGTGCGGTCGTGATCGCGGCGACCGGTCTCGCAGCGGTGATGGGGGTGGCGGTGTTGATCATCGGGATCGTTGGATACGCCGTTCGCAGTGTCGTCTCCTACTTTCACACCAAAGACAAATACCTGCTGAGCATGACCCGCAGCCTCTACTATCAGAAGCTCGACAGCAACGCCGGGGTCATCTACCGCCTGTTGCAAGAGGCGCGGCAACAAGATCTGCTGGAATCGATCGTCGTCTACTTTGTGCTTGCGACCGCCAACGAACCGCTTTCCGAAGCGGCGATGTGCCAGCGGATTGAGTTACTGTTGAAGGAGCTGCTGGCAATCGAAATTCGATTTGATCCGTTCTCGGCGATGAAGCGACTGCATCGATTGGGGATTGTCTTGGACGGTGGCGGCGACACGGTCAGTGTATTGAGTCCTGAGACTTCGGTTCGACAGTTGGATCATTATTGGGATAATCTGATAACTTGTGATCGCACGTGGACGCCCGGGTAG
- a CDS encoding HAD family hydrolase yields MSNRSNSGSAGWPHPIQAVALDMDGLMFDTEPLYYQVGTELLARRGFEFTMQIQQKMMGRPAPEAIAVLISEFQLSDSPTDLQQESDDLYSGLLAGGLVAMPGLFELLEHLENEAIPYAVATSSKRHFAEQMLSSFDLIPRLQFLLTGDDVSQGKPHPEMYLSAADRFQIQPENMLVLEDSENGCLSAADSGACAIAVPGEHTAGHRYDRAFMSIDSLADQRLIQLLAR; encoded by the coding sequence ATGTCAAATCGTTCCAATTCTGGCAGTGCCGGTTGGCCACATCCAATCCAAGCGGTTGCACTGGATATGGACGGGCTGATGTTTGATACCGAACCATTGTACTACCAAGTCGGGACCGAACTGCTGGCGCGTCGAGGATTTGAATTCACGATGCAGATTCAGCAAAAAATGATGGGGCGTCCTGCTCCGGAAGCGATCGCAGTATTGATCTCCGAGTTTCAGTTGTCCGATTCGCCAACCGACCTGCAGCAAGAGAGCGACGACCTGTACAGCGGCCTTTTGGCCGGCGGGCTGGTCGCGATGCCAGGCCTGTTTGAACTGCTGGAGCATTTGGAAAACGAAGCGATCCCGTATGCCGTGGCGACCAGCAGCAAGCGACACTTCGCTGAACAGATGCTGTCGTCGTTCGACCTGATCCCGCGGTTGCAATTCTTACTAACGGGCGACGATGTCTCGCAAGGCAAGCCACATCCGGAGATGTATCTCTCCGCCGCCGATCGCTTTCAGATCCAACCAGAAAACATGTTGGTCTTGGAGGACAGTGAGAACGGTTGCCTATCTGCAGCCGATTCGGGTGCCTGCGCGATCGCGGTTCCTGGCGAACACACCGCGGGGCACCGCTACGATCGAGCCTTCATGAGCATCGATTCATTGGCCGACCAGCGGCTCATCCAACTATTAGCGAGATAG
- a CDS encoding response regulator transcription factor — MVCYEDSESLLLPPAIDQYGCVVIYNWSDGRESLDLIRRLRSQSVPSQMVLVVVETVAPIIARAVHCGAVEVLSADQPLADLVDAITHAVEIDRTQRPQSIEALRQRERLDSLSDGERDVLRLVLEGFPNKVIASRLDVSQRTVEARRHKLFVKTETTSIAELVRMVVRLEE, encoded by the coding sequence ATGGTTTGTTATGAAGATTCCGAATCGTTGTTGCTGCCACCAGCGATCGATCAGTATGGTTGTGTGGTGATCTACAATTGGTCCGATGGCCGCGAGTCGCTGGATTTGATTCGCCGTCTGCGAAGCCAGAGCGTCCCATCGCAGATGGTATTGGTCGTGGTGGAGACCGTGGCACCGATCATTGCCCGCGCCGTGCATTGCGGTGCGGTCGAGGTTTTGTCCGCGGATCAACCGCTGGCCGATCTTGTTGACGCGATCACCCATGCGGTGGAAATCGATCGCACGCAACGGCCGCAATCGATTGAAGCCTTGCGGCAGCGCGAACGGTTGGATTCGCTTTCGGACGGAGAACGCGATGTCCTGCGTCTGGTGCTCGAAGGCTTCCCCAACAAGGTGATCGCCTCGCGTTTGGACGTCAGTCAGCGGACGGTCGAAGCGCGGCGTCACAAGTTGTTCGTAAAGACCGAAACCACTTCGATTGCTGAATTGGTGCGTATGGTGGTCCGCTTGGAAGAGTGA